The Phaeodactylum tricornutum CCAP 1055/1 chromosome 8, whole genome shotgun sequence genome has a window encoding:
- a CDS encoding predicted protein → MPMFYEGITFECISTWRERTSSPIQPHYCYNMEQPGSTLQTRSVKNVRYGKSIAILSCVLYILAVAKLFIPLLTDARKLEDAIATEKKRLLVDKIKEEKMLHTFTVQQNLANNVSVHFSNHLTEKERTSSERPQIVERETLRTNSLVAIRSDEVSSTNLGNATTIEPGPPPSSQHYPKGTNSTKDNAPLTRGKPRPYDVDVGDKAFLSSLSWEVLLKLPQCRGKRRLLEILSAAGLSAGDIKARCKYLPLWHEVASLYGEEPIILGLETCAEYRRSVNTNDPRTKRLNGLRIAGLYNSGTNALWKTIVMNVEGRKSIENDWGDPGPSVPWGKHMPPRYRFSNRFLPDDPLNVMPVVIVRDPYRWLAAMCKAPYDARWQRSPYHCPNLAIADKEKEIFGNFTKPFQVALSARQTGFAFTDYYDTLADLWSTFHEEYINATFPRVFVRFEDTIYHAEKVLKALTECVGIPIARKFRYLLEKPKKHGNPSDFVTALVKYGSSQGRFRGMLVEDHEYAQKRFPADFLAALHYSHATLNPLSKRGGPNGTMDILR, encoded by the exons ATGCCGATGTTTTATGAGGGCATTACTTTCGAATGTATTTCGACTTGGAGAGAACGCACTTCATC ACCCATCCAGCCCCACTATTGTTATAATATGGAGCAGCCGGGCAGTACTCTCCAAACAAGAAGCGTGAAGAATGTTCGCTATGGGAAAAGCATTGCCATACTTTCTTGTGTTTTGTACATTTTGGCGGTGGCCAAGCTTTTTATTCCACTTCTGACCGACGCTCGAAAACTAGAAGACGCCATTGCCACAGAAAAAAAGCGTCTATTGGTGGACAAGATAAAGGAGGAGAAGATGCTTCATACTTTTACGGTTCAGCAGAACTTAGCTAACAACGTCTCGGTTCATTTTAGCAACCACTTGACGGAGAAGGAGAGAACCTCTTCCGAACGTCCCCAAATCGTGGAGAGGGAAACGCTAAGAACAAATTCGCTTGTCGCTATCCGCAGCGACGAAGTGTCAAGCACAAATCTCGGGAATGCAACAACAATTGAACCGGGTCCACCGCCCTCGTCACAACATTACCCCAAAGGGACAAACTCGACAAAAGACAATGCTCCACTCACAAGGGGCAAACCTAGACCATACGACGTGGACGTGGGCGACAAAGCATTCCTTAGTTCTCTTTCTTGGGAAGTCTTGCTGAAACTACCACAATGTCGAGGTAAGAGAAGATTGCTCGAGATTCTTTCGGCTGCTGGTCTGAGCGCGGGTGACATTAAAGCTCGCTGTAAGTACCTTCCGCTTTGGCATGAAGTCGCATCGCTTTACGGAGAAGAACCGATTATATTAGGCTTGGAGACGTGTGCGGAGTATCGGCGGTCCGTCAACACCAATGATCCCAGAACGAAACGCCTGAACGGACTACGAATTGCTGGCTTGTACAATTCAGGGACCAATGCTTTATGGAAGACAATCGTAATGAATGTGGAGGGTCGGAAAAGTATCGAAAACGACTGGGGAGATCCGGGACCATCAGTTCCATGGGGTAAACACATGCCACCCCGGTATCGCTTTTCCAATCGCTTTCTTCCGGATGATCCTCTCAACGTGATGCCTGTTGTCATTGTTCGAGATCCGTATCGATGGTTGGCCGCAATG TGCAAAGCACCGTATGATGCCAGATGGCAGAGATCTCCGTACCATTGTCCAAATTTGGCTATCGcggacaaggaaaaagagaTATTCGGAAATTTCACGAAGCCATTTCAAGTAGCACTCTCGGCTCGTCAAACCGGTTTTGCGTTTACGGACTATTACGATACATTGGCAGATCTCTGGTCGACCTTTCACGAAGAATATATCAACGCCACTTTTCCGAGAGTTTTTGTTCGTTTTGAGGATACGATATACCACGCCGAGAAGGTATTGAAGGCTTTGACGGAATGCGTTGGGATTCCAATCGCTCGCAAGTTTCGCTATTTGCTCGAAAAGCCCAAGAAGCACGGAAATCCTTCCGATTTTGTCACGGCACTTGTCAAGTATGGGTCTAGTCAGGGTCGCTTTCGAGGAATGCTCGTTGAAGATCACGAGTATGCCCAAAAGCGATTCCCGGCCGATTTCTTGGCTGCGCTACATTATTCGCATGCAACCCTAAATCCATTGTCCAAACGTGGTGGACCAAACGGCACAATGGACATCCTTCGGTGA
- the PDHB1 gene encoding precursor of dehydrogenase pyruvate dehydrogenase E1 component beta subunit (Probably catalyzes the reaction: pyruvate + lipoamide = S-acetyldihydrolipoamide + CO2.): MLSFLRHSTTTIASRSGAPVSRRAFATIDMTIREAINAGIDEEMARDESVFIIGEEVAQYQGAYKVTKGLYEKYGDKRVIDTPITEMGFTGLAVGAAYKNLRPIVEFMTINFSMQAIDQVVNSAAKQFYMSGGDLACPIVFRGPNGFSAGTAAQHSQCFAAWYSSIPGLKVVAPYSSEDAKGLIKAAIRDPNPVMILEHELMYGVAFPMSDEAQSADFVLPLDKAKIEVEGSDATIISFSKTVGLAIEASAAMKEKGVSVEVINLRSLRPLDRDTILQSAKKTGRVICLEQGWPQCGISSEIAAILMETDAFNYLDAPMERVTGADVPMPYATVLENAALPQLEDVVAAVERTTYRRIAA, encoded by the exons ATGTTGTCGTTTCTGAGAcactcgacgacgacgatcgcGAGCCGGAGCGGGGCGCCCGTTTCG CGCCGGGCGTTCGCAACGATCGACATGACGATCCGCGAAGCCATCAACGCGGGcattgacgaagaaatggccCGCGACGAGTCCGTCTTCATTATCGGCGAAGAAGTCGCCCAGTACCAAGGAGCCTACAAGGTTACCAAGGGACTGTACGAAAAGTACGGTGACAAGCGTGTCATTGATACGCCGATTACGGAAATGGGCTTTACCGGACTCGCCGTCGGCGCCGCCTACAAGAATCTACGACCCATTGTGGAATTCATGACCATCAACTTCTCCATGCAGGCCATCGATCAGGTTGTCAATTCCGCCGCGAAGCAGTTCTACATGAGTGGTGGTGACCTCGCCTGTCCCATTGTCTTTCGCGGGCCCAACGGCTTTTCCGCCGGCACGGCGGCCCAACACTCCCAGTGTTTTGCCGCCTGGTACTCCTCCATTCCTGGACTCAAGGTCGTAGCGCCCTACTCCTCCGAAGACGCCAAGGGTCTCATCAAAGCAGCCATCCGGGATCCGAACCCCGTCATGATCCTCGAACACGAACTCATGTACGGAGTGGCCTTCCCAATGTCCGACGAAGCGCAGTCGGCCGATTTCGTCCTGCCCCtggacaaggccaagatcgAAGTGGAGGGCTCGGACGCGACCATTATCTCCTTCAGCAAGACGGTAGGATTGGCCATTGAAGCATCCGCCGCcatgaaagaaaaaggcgtATCCGTGGAAGTCATCAATCTACGAAGTTTGCGGCCTCTGGATCGCGACACCATCCTCCAATCGGCCAAAAAGACGGGCCGCGTGATATGCCTCGAGCAGGGATGGCCCCAGTGCGGTATTTCGTCCGAAATTGCCGCAATTTTGATGGAAACGGACGCCTTTAACTATTTGGACGCGCCCATGGAACGCGTCACGGGTGCCGACGTACCGATGCCCTACGCAACGGTCCTGGAAAATGCGGCCCTACCCCAGTTGGAAGACGTTGTGGCCGCCGTTGAACGAACGACCTACCGACGTATAGCGGCATGA
- a CDS encoding predicted protein → MMKTAVTVNPSLPSNSNKASTLITTTSSLSSASSTTSSTTRTHFPRMPVYESNRAFKLPDELSESSTVSLDFQDTHGPTGGLLTSPLAAVAVQNVADVPLPQGFESLAQLSSVVRDLPHCVRGRLLAEGFVPLYETSEVSVLKLQRIKNTVLVQSNATGRSLLHALRIPRRRLASAVDFLLHNAQKEPVVLIKQDSKRVFDILGTTPLTFWDTSSLKEHEREWYPWFRVVTSESSLDREEPRTVYAWNGSEYDLTQPIWQAQPARASASMQLVGANGVVVGQVLPETSDHGRPRTRVVIPPGVDPALVLALSILLQETCDSTFAPFGPAGRILVRPAVVATATTTWYGRNPRQGNVTVSPDQRKMGVGWTDEGMATLLSDNDYKRVTYVAG, encoded by the exons ATGATGAAGACTgccgtcacagtcaatccatcGCTGCCTTCCAATTCCAACAAGGCTTCCACTCTGATTACCACGACGAGTTCGCTGTCGAGTGCGTCTTCCACTACGTCTAGTACAACGCGTACCCACTTTCCCCGTATGCCCGTGTACGAAAGTAATCGAGCTTTCAAGTTGCCGGACGAGCTGTCCGAGTCTTCCACCGTGAGTCTCGATTTTCAAGACACACACGGTCCTACTGGGGGTCTCTTGACCTCACCCTTGGCAGCCGTTGCTGTCCAGAACGTGGCGGACGTGCCGCTTCCGCAGGGCTTTGAATCACTCGCGCAACTTTCGAGTGTGGTCCGCGATTTACCCCACTGCGTCCGAGGTCGACTACTAGCGGAAGGATTCGTACCACTCTACGAAACCTCCGAAGTGTCGGTTCTGAAACTGCAACGGATCAAAAATACGGTTCTCGTCCAATCCAACGCCACCGGCAGGAGCCTTCTGCACGCGTTGCGGATTCCCCGTCGGCGTCTAGCGTCCGCCGTGGACTTTTTGTTGCACAACGCGCAAAAAGAGCCCGTAGTACTCATCAAGCAGGATTCGAAACGAGTCTTTGATATTCTGGGTACCACGCCACTTACGTTTTGGGATACGTCCAGTTTGAAGGAACACGAACGGGAGTGGTATCCCTGGTTTCGAGTCGTGACGAGCGAATCGAGTCTGGACCGGGAAGAGCCCCGGACGGTCTACGCTTGGAACGGGTCCGAATACGACTTGACGCAGCCCATTTGGCAGGCCCAACCGGCGCGAGCCAGTGCCTCCATGCAGCTCGTTGGTGCCAACGGCGTCGTGGTGGGACAAGTGTTACCGGAAACCTCCGATCACGGTCGTCCCCGCACCCGCGTCGTAATTCCTCCCGGAGTCGATCCCGCCTTGGTGCTGGCGCTCTCCATTCTGCTGCAAGAAAC GTGTGACTCCACTTTCGCTCCGTTCGGTCCCGCCGGTCGAATTCTTGTTCGTCCAGCTGTCGTAGCAACTGCGACTACCACGTGGTACGGAAGGAACCCGAGACAAGGGAACGTCACCGTTTCGCCGGACCAGAGAAAGATGGGTGTCGGATGGACAGACGAAGGGATGGCGACTTTGCTGTCCGACAATGACTATAAACGAGTTACCTATGTCGCGGGATAG
- a CDS encoding predicted protein: MAPCNTEPIPLHEGVTSRQLNWRQQSLVRRAVSFVQDDLQHVLSFSPFLRSPPHHNQSALLHRTEIQTGQLLGYGGFSEVHEIVGFALNPSVSHQLTPFQQRARLLLQRQCIDPVTGRGRYAIKHLQARLLEKNSDEFAHAASDLAVEAQYLGAIEHPHILSVRGLPIEGIHALADGKHDAFFIVTDRLEDTLDRRVQSWQTRDADVLYKAELALQLASALEYLHERRIVFRDLKPQNIGFTSDGTLKLFDFGLCRELPSPDLTCFADVYEVFSMSGVGTRRYMAPEVANEGKYNCKADVYGWSMVVWEMLNTSKPYPTYSLEDHKQRVCIEGERPPINRSWPLQLQGLLTQAWTPLLPERLTSREVCGMLHGTINSIKLSLLLDSPESPIAVAESAWAIDHTSTAITSMSSSWGLAKASCSPDSIRLSLPPDLLNASYSSDTCSLLDRSLMALTVSSSSSMEGFEVTSTAEPYQHHQFPSQDETYWGRNKLVQYHF, translated from the coding sequence ATGGCTCCTTGCAACACGGAGCCCATACCGCTTCACGAAGGCGTGACATCGCGCCAATTGAACTGGCGGCAACAAAGCCTCGTGCGACGAGCTGTTTCCTTTGTGCAGGACGATCTCCAGCATGTCTTGAGTTTTTCCCCCTTTCTCCGCTCTCCACCCCATCACAACCAGAGCGCCCTTTTGCATCGAACCGAGATTCAAACAGGCCAACTTTTGGGCTACGGTGGTTTTTCGGAAGTCCATGAAATCGTTGGATTTGCCCTGAATCCAAGCGTGTCTCACCAATTGACACCCTTTCAGCAAAGAGCTCGCCTACTGTTACAACGTCAATGTATAGATCCAGTCACAGGACGGGGTCGTTACGCGATCAAACATTTGCAGGCACGATTACTGGAGAAGAATTCCGACGAATTTGCCCATGCGGCATCAGACTTGGCCGTGGAAGCCCAATATCTTGGCGCCATTGAACACCCGCATATTTTGTCAGTCCGAGGACTTCCAATTGAAGGTATTCACGCGCTAGCAGACGGAAAGCACGACGCATTTTTCATAGTCACCGACCGCTTGGAAGACACTCTCGATAGACGGGTTCAGAGTTGGCAAACCAGAGATGCAGACGTTCTGTACAAAGCCGAGTTGGCTCTTCAGCTCGCCTCGGCTTTGGAATATTTGCATGAACGAAGGATTGTATTCCGGGACTTGAAACCCCAAAACATTGGATTCACGTCAGATGGTACCCTGAAGCTATTTGACTTTGGTCTGTGTCGCGAGCTGCCCTCGCCCGATCTTACTTGTTTTGCGGACGTTTACGAAGTCTTTAGCATGTCGGGAGTCGGCACCCGCCGGTACATGGCACCGGAAGTTGCGAACGAAGGCAAGTACAACTGCAAGGCGGATGTCTACGGTTGGAGTATGGTAGTATGGGAAATGTTGAATACCTCGAAACCATATCCTACATATTCGCTTGAAGATCACAAACAGCGGGTTTGTATAGAAGGCGAACGACCTCCCATCAATCGGTCGTGGCCTTTGCAGCTTCAAGGCTTACTAACGCAAGCCTGGACACCGTTGTTGCCTGAACGATTGACTTCACGAGAAGTCTGTGGTATGTTACACGGTACGATCAATTCCATTAAATTATCTTTATTGTTGGATTCGCCGGAGTCTCCGATTGCGGTTGCGGAGTCGGCTTGGGCTATTGACCACACTTCAACTGCTATCACATCGATGTCCTCCTCTTGGGGCCTCGCCAAAGCCAGTTGCTCTCCCGACAGTATACGGCTCAGCTTGCCTCCAGATCTTTTGAATGCTTCGTACTCCTCAGACACTTGCAGTTTGTTGGATAGAAGCTTGATGGCCTTGACTGTCTCTTCCAGCTCGTCCATGGAAGGGTTTGAAGTGACCTCCACGGCAGAACCTTATCAGCATCATCAGTTTCCCTCCCAAGATGAAACGTATTGGGGCCGCAACAAATTGGTGCAATACCATTTCTAA
- a CDS encoding predicted protein, translating into MTSVGSRWSRPLLRSVSRLRGPTVVNRPEVTVTIFTRCMGGGPRNPEHRGTNGKKSRPWEREEVKSRPPSRRKQRQLAEPPSPTRHSKFLDVPIPSSVMPYVEKMTAYVKEDWLLKFPLGARIRRLQRDVAWRMNRRISPGKLPYEHLVPVVGYWKKNDVVDIVLKPDGELLVRPLANDERTSRIQAMANETWTKRKLSGLMTKPISEHVQDLTPQLDSFFFKECLPQLSGGITVRKLRRKMAYSELGKNNPNLLSDSALIPFVGHWKELGLLRTIRYGKKQEIIMLPPKKAKQKKNKARRQKEADANEVDLESNSDAGPECDFNATSENHSNAMSGKNSDALLEIISDEEAGNGGVGKGF; encoded by the coding sequence ATGACGTCGGTTGGTTCTCGTTGGAGCAGACCGTTGTTACGATCGGTATCTCGACTTCGGGGGCCGACCGTAGTCAACCGCCCGGAAGTCACCGTGACAATATTTACGCGCTGTATGGGAGGAGGGCCCCGAAATCCGGAACATAGAGGAACAAATGGTAAAAAAAGCCGTCCTTGGGAACGGGAGGAAGTTAAGTCTCGTCCTCCTAGTCGTCGCAAACAGCGGCAACTCGCGGAACCACCCTCGCCGACCAGACACTCAAAGTTTCTGGACGTGCCCATTCCTTCAAGTGTAATGCCGTACGTTGAAAAAATGACAGCCTACGTCAAGGAAGACTGGCTGCTTAAATTCCCATTGGGAGCCAGGATTCGACGGCTGCAAAGGGATGTGGCCTGGAGGATGAATAGAAGGATATCTCCGGGAAAATTGCCCTACGAACATCTCGTACCGGTTGTTGGGTACTGGAAGAAAAACGATGTCGTCGATATAGTATTGAAACCGGATGGAGAGCTTTTGGTTAGACCTCTGGCCAATGATGAAAGGACGAGCAGGATCCAAGCAATGGCGAACGAAACATGGACGAAACGAAAGCTTTCAGGTCTGATGACAAAGCCTATATCCGAGCATGTACAGGACCTCACTCCTCAGTTGGACtcattctttttcaaagaGTGCCTCCCTCAATTGAGTGGTGGTATAACGGTCCGAAAATTGCGCCGAAAGATGGCCTATTCCGAACTCGGCAAAAACAATCCGAACCTCTTGTCGGATTCGGCACTGATTCCGTTTGTGGGACACTGGAAGGAACTTGGTCTTCTTCGAACAATACGGTATGGAAAGAAGCAGGAAATCATTATGTTGCCTCccaaaaaggccaaacaaaagaaaaacaaagcACGAAGACAGAAAGAGGCGGACGCTAACGAAGTTGATTTGGAGAGCAATTCCGACGCAGGACCGGAATGTGATTTCAACGCAACATCGGAGAATCATTCCAACGCAATGTCAGGAAAGAATTCTGACGCATTGCTGGAAATCATTTCCGACGAAGAGGCTGGAAATGGTGGAGTCGGGAAAGGGTTCTGA
- a CDS encoding predicted protein: MTSPDGMNWTSQRSASQAEWRSIMYGNGIFVAVANGGMDDNHVMTSPNGINWTMQESPPEIDNWNSVTFGMEKFVAIGANTEEGETAMTSPNGMDWTLATTTPLGTWSSVTYGNGIFVAVDLFGMSGNQVMTSPNGISWTTHASPVAGWFSVAYGMDLFVAVAYLGEGTNLVMTSPNGMNWTIHQSATIAAWTSVTYAEAEQIFVAVAGGGVGTNLVMTSPNGMNWTIQESAAAAQWISVTYSNGTLVAVSLDGKVMTSQSS; this comes from the coding sequence ATGACCAGCCCTGATGGCATGAACTGGACAAGCCAGAGAAGTGCTTCACAGGCTGAATGGAGAAGCATTATGTACGGCAATGGCATATTTGTTGCGGTTGCCAATGGTGGCATGGATGACAACCAtgtcatgaccagtccaaATGGCATCAATTGGACAATGCAGGAAAGTCCTCCTGAGATAGATAACTGGAACAGTGTTACTTTTGGCATGGAGAAGTTTGTTGCAATCGGTGCCAACACTGAAGAAGGAGAAACTGCCATGACTAGCCCCAATGGTATGGACTGGACACTGGCAACTACAACACCTTTGGGTACATGGAGCAGTGTTACCTATGGCAATGGAATttttgttgcagttgacCTTTTTGGTATGTCTGGCAATCAGGTCATGACCAGCCCCAATGGCATAAGTTGGACAACGCATGCTTCCCCAGTAGCTGGATGGTTTAGTGTTGCCTATGGcatggatttgtttgtggCAGTGGCTTATCTGGGTGAAGGTACCAATTTGGTCATGACCAGCCCCAATGGAATGAACTGGACCATTCACCAAAGCGCAACAATTGCTGCATGGACTAGTGTCACCTATGCAGAGGCTGAACAAATCTTTGTGGCAGTggctggtggtggtgtgggCACCAATTTGGTGATGACCAGTCCCAATGGCATGAATTGGACCATTCAAGAAAGTGCAGCAGCTGCACAATGGATTAGTGTTACGTACAGCAATGGAACACTTGTGGCAGTTTCTCTTGATGGCAAAGTCATGACGAGTCAGTCCAGCTAG
- a CDS encoding predicted protein, translating into PSATKTGTTIVGLTFAGGVVLGADTRATGGTEVAEKNCEKIHYLAPNMYCCGAGTAADTEKTTALISSQLELLRMDTHAPSRVVTACTLLKRMLFRYQGHVSAALVLGGVDVHGPHVYQIYPHGSTSKLPYTTMGSGSLAAMSVFESSWKENMEEADAVRLVQRAIGAGIFNDLGSGSNCDVCIIRLDGTVDYRRNDIKPN; encoded by the coding sequence CCTTCGGCCACCAAGACGGGTACAACGATTGTCGGTCTGACGTTTGCGGGCGGTGTCGTCTTGGGCGCGGACACGCGTGCGACGGGCGGGACGGAAGTAGCGGAAAAGAACTGCGAGAAGATCCACTACCTCGCACCGAACATGTACTGCTGTGGCGCGGGAACGGCGGCCGACACGGAAAAGACGACGGCGCTCATTAGTTCGCAGCTCGAACTCTTGCGCATGGACACGCACGCGCCGTCCCGCGTCGTCACGGCCTGTACCCTGCTCAAGCGGATGCTCTTTCGCTACCAGGGACACGTGAGTGCCGCACTCGTGCTCGGGGGAGTCGACGTCCACGGACCGCACGTGTATCAGATATATCCGCACGGGAGTACCAGCAAGTTGCCCTACACGACCATGGGCAGTGGCAGTCTCGCCGCCATGTCCGTCTTTGAAAGTTCCTGGAAGGAAAATATGGAAGAGGCCGATGCCGTGCGACTCGTCCAACGCGCGATTGGTGCGGGGATCTTCAACGACCTCGGGTCCGGGAGTAACTGCGACGTTTGTATCATTCGTCTCGATGGGACGGTCGATTACCGTCGCAACGATATTAAGCCCAAC